From a single Methanocalculus natronophilus genomic region:
- a CDS encoding putative manganese-dependent inorganic diphosphatase gives MTNSIYVIGHKNPDTDSICSAIGYAAYLNQQDFGRYVPARCGEIGAETAFVLSHFGVETPVLIESVEPTVADIPFTYTHSATMDLPTIDVVDMMEEQDVRNIPITDHEGLFVGLVSEHGLARAYVRRTRIEPLSVLPIEIGTLARILEAEVIVQNHDLLEGNVYISIDALHVTLSRLTKDDIAIVGDNEPSQLALIQAGIALLIIADNAPAGERVITAAKDQGVSIFSTKLDAFGVAKMINLSLPASEVMATDVPIIHQDDGLDYVKQLVTNSRYRTACIVDEDGRLLGMISRNTFVYDIQKSVILVDHNEYSQAVDGIENAEILEIIDHHRLGAMTTLKPIRFVMEPVGSTSTIIASIYQESGRDLPDSIGGILLAGILSDTLGLKMSTTTKKDEEMAAWLAERTGIDPVDFAISLFREGMELASFSIEDLVKKDLKRYSLYSREVAISQVMAPSAEFAKQHDKEIRSTIENLRELMEVDIFVVLITSVFENGSDLFAAGDEHTLQRLGYLEQPLRLEGVMSRKKDFLPQFGQLIRGL, from the coding sequence ATGACAAACAGCATCTATGTGATAGGGCATAAAAACCCGGATACTGACAGTATATGCAGCGCCATTGGATATGCCGCATACCTGAACCAGCAGGATTTTGGCAGGTATGTACCTGCACGCTGTGGTGAGATCGGTGCAGAGACAGCATTTGTCCTCTCACACTTCGGAGTCGAAACCCCGGTTCTTATCGAATCAGTGGAGCCGACAGTTGCCGATATTCCATTCACCTACACTCACAGTGCAACCATGGATCTCCCGACGATCGATGTTGTCGATATGATGGAGGAACAGGATGTCAGAAATATACCGATAACAGATCATGAAGGATTATTTGTCGGTCTCGTCTCAGAACACGGACTGGCACGGGCTTATGTCCGCCGTACCCGCATTGAACCCCTTTCTGTTCTCCCAATCGAGATCGGAACACTGGCACGTATCCTCGAGGCAGAAGTGATTGTACAGAACCACGATCTCCTCGAAGGAAACGTCTATATCTCAATTGATGCGCTGCATGTTACCCTCTCCCGCCTGACAAAGGATGATATTGCCATCGTCGGAGATAATGAGCCTTCACAGCTTGCCCTCATCCAGGCTGGCATTGCGCTTTTAATAATCGCCGATAATGCTCCCGCCGGGGAACGGGTGATCACTGCTGCAAAGGACCAGGGTGTCTCCATCTTCTCAACAAAACTCGATGCATTCGGTGTTGCCAAGATGATCAACCTCTCGCTTCCCGCAAGCGAAGTGATGGCAACCGATGTTCCGATCATCCACCAGGACGATGGTCTGGATTATGTCAAGCAGCTCGTGACAAACTCCAGGTACCGGACGGCATGTATTGTTGATGAGGATGGCAGACTCCTCGGCATGATCTCAAGGAACACATTCGTCTATGATATTCAGAAATCTGTCATCCTTGTCGATCACAATGAGTACAGCCAGGCAGTCGATGGAATTGAGAATGCCGAGATACTTGAGATCATCGACCACCACCGGCTCGGTGCGATGACGACATTAAAGCCGATTCGGTTCGTCATGGAGCCTGTCGGCTCCACCTCAACGATCATCGCCTCTATCTACCAGGAGAGCGGGCGGGATCTTCCTGATTCCATCGGCGGAATCCTCCTCGCAGGCATCCTCTCAGACACCCTTGGCCTGAAGATGTCAACAACCACAAAAAAGGATGAAGAGATGGCTGCATGGCTTGCAGAGAGGACCGGGATTGATCCTGTGGATTTTGCCATCTCTCTCTTCAGGGAAGGCATGGAGCTTGCAAGCTTCTCGATTGAGGACCTGGTAAAGAAGGATCTGAAGCGCTATAGCCTCTACTCACGGGAGGTGGCAATCTCACAGGTGATGGCACCATCAGCGGAGTTTGCAAAACAGCATGACAAGGAGATCCGATCCACGATCGAGAACCTCAGGGAACTGATGGAGGTTGATATCTTTGTGGTGCTGATCACAAGTGTCTTTGAGAATGGATCAGATCTCTTTGCTGCAGGTGACGAGCATACACTCCAGCGTCTGGGCTACCTGGAGCAACCTCTTCGTCTTGAAGGCGTCATGTCACGAAAAAAGGACTTCCTGCCGCAGTTTGGACAGCTTATCAGGGGATTATAG